A stretch of Prunus dulcis chromosome 6, ALMONDv2, whole genome shotgun sequence DNA encodes these proteins:
- the LOC117631429 gene encoding histone H3.2, with the protein MARTKQTARKSTGGKAPRKQLATKAARKSAPATGGVKKPHRFRPGTVALREIRKYQKSTELLIRKLPFQRLVREIAQDFKTDLRFQSSAVAALQEAAEAYLVGLFEDTNLCAIHAKRVTIMPKDIQLARRIRGERA; encoded by the coding sequence ATGGCTCGTACCAAGCAGACTGCTCGTAAGTCCACCGGAGGGAAGGCCCCTCGCAAGCAGCTGGCAACAAAGGCTGCTCGGAAGTCGGCTCCCGCTACCGGAGGAGTGAAGAAGCCTCATCGTTTCAGGCCAGGGACTGTGGCGCTGAGAGAGATCAGGAAGTACCAGAAGAGCACTGAGCTCTTGATCCGCAAGCTTCCGTTCCAGAGGCTTGTGAGAGAGATTGCTCAGGACTTCAAGACCGATCTCCGGTTCCAGAGCAGCGCCGTGGCGGCGCTGCAAGAGGCGGCGGAGGCCTACTTGGTAGGTCTCTTTGAGGACACCAATCTCTGCGCCATTCATGCCAAGAGGGTCACCATTATGCCCAAGGACATCCAGCTTGCTCGTAGAATTAGGGGGGAGAGGGCTTAG
- the LOC117631654 gene encoding uncharacterized protein LOC117631654, producing the protein MTMDRPQPSSDSPTREPKSPLVLSIECLKGSSKADEWTGDMLQTADIVEELRIGSSVTVKSPFKNGKSGVQKILHASFKAKDTSILVKVRRGRDEFAELQACIVPNDSAGRSKQYMLRSIADPNYTVGFCDRTEADCFELQASRNSRMVSALTRGRLQDGYVSYPWERRMQEMLAVPHSSCFLSVLFLPKASDRSASRYNDLEDTLARANVWLIASQASGVPVVFMNIQTESLLTKISGETASSTVNAGSLSDLADLASASLYGFEDYHGVDIGVVRAVRLWYAPLGGEIPVEVKLQEGDFKLGFAISRTEEGFIYISSVVDGDENTPSSRSGLSNLYKEAMEASRLLVVSRVSNQKVLPWMVSSTGAVRCFDTISLSQKLSLHRHAKVPISMHVFMWDRAVVSPSAGQTRFRSSASPPPIIPLPPEVQLARQPNENQIQPLPQEVFEDESSSEGVSQRLSEVRLERDTAGESSFRFHDFALSSNWV; encoded by the exons ATGACCATGGACCGACCGCAACCGAGCTCAGACTCCCCCACCCGAGAGCCGAAATCCCCTCTGGTGCTGTCCATCGAATGCCTCAAAGGCAGCTCGAAAGCCGACGAGTGGACTGGAGACATGCTCCAGACCGCAGACATCGTCGAGGAGCTCCGCATCGGCAGCTCAGTCACCGTTAAGTCGCCGTTTAAGAACGGAAAGAGCGGCGTCCAGAAGATCCTCCACGCCTCCTTTAAAGCCAAGGACACTTCTATCCTCGTCAAAGTCCGACGCGGCCGAGACGAGTTCGCTGAGTTGCAGGCGTGCATCGTCCCGAACGACTCTGCCGGTCGGAGCAAGCAGTACATGCTCAGGTCCATTGCCGACCCCAATTATACCGTCGGCTTCTGCGATCGCACGGAGGCCGACTGCTTCGAGCTCCAAG CTTCAAGGAACTCGAGGATGGTGAGTGCACTGACAAGAGGTAGGCTTCAAGATGGGTATGTTTCATATCCATGGGAAAGGAGAATGCAGGAGATGCTAGCAGTTCCCCATTCTAGTTGCTTTCTATCTGTCCTCTTCCTTCCAAAGGCTTCAGATCGATCTGCTTCTCGCTACAACGACTTGGAGGACACGCTTGCTAGGGCTAATGTCTGGCTCATCGCCTCCCAGGCCTCCGGCGTCCCTGTCGTCTTCATGAACATCCAGACTGAGTCCCTCCTTACAAAG ATTTCTGGAGAGACAGCTTCTTCCACTGTAAATGCAGGGTCATTATCTGACTTAGCTGATCTTGCAAGCGCAAGCTTATATGGTTTTGAAGATTACCATGGGGTTGACATTGGTGTAGTCCGAGCCGTTCGACTTTGGTATGCTCCTCTTGGGGGTGAAATCCCTGTTGAGGTCAAATTACAAGAAGGTGATTTTAAGCTTGGCTTCGCCATTAGCCGCACAGAAGAG GGGTTTATATACATTTCATCAGTCGTAGATGGTGACGAAAACACGCCTTCAAGCCGATCGGGGCTGAGCAATTTGTACAAGGAAGCAATGGAGGCATCAAGGCTGCTGGTGGTCTCAAGGGTCTCAAACCAGAAGGTGCTCCCTTGGATGGTTTCTTCAACAGGAGCAGTTCGATGCTTCGACACCATTTCTCTCAGCCAGAAGCTCTCCCTCCACCGGCATGCCAAGGTTCCTATTTCCATGCATGTCTTCATGTGGGATCGAGCCGTCGTTTCTCCAAGTGCAGGCCAAACCAGGTTCAGGAGCAGCGCCTCTCCCCCGCCAATCATCCCATTGCCGCCTGAGGTTCAATTGGCTAGACAACCAAATGAGAACCAAATACAACCTCTTCCACAAGAAGTGTTTGAAGATGAAAGTAGCAGTGAAGGTGTCTCCCAGAGATTATCAGAGGTCAGGCTTGAGAGAGATACAGCTGGAGAATCCTCTTTTAGGTTCCATGATTTTGCACTTTCTAGCAATTgggtatga